The sequence CAAATCGGTTCGTTTAAATTTCACCATTTCGGTTTGCGGTAATAGCCATTACAATAGAACATACGCCTCATTTTGCAAGTAGAGAGCTCATGTGTTTGTCTAAAATGGTTAAATGGtctttattttgatatatttttctcAAATAATGTGTGAGAAAATAGTCtcataaaatctaaatatatgtgtatttgaTTGTTTAGGTAGATGATATTTTATAGTCCAGTATATGGCTGTGATGAAACATAGTGCATGCGTAAATGGAGTAATACGTATGGCAAATTAGAGAGGAGAGTACTCATGTATTACGTACTACTATGTTAGTTTTAATATAAGGTAGTTTGATATAAAAGGGCCAGCGATTAATTGTATAAGATTGGATGGTAATGGCATTTGATGTAAATACTCTAGTGAATAAAGGGTGGTTAATTATGTAAGCTGAGAAGGACTATAAGACTGTCACCTCAGCATGGCATGCTTGTAAATAATTTACATTTCAAAggttatttttttcaaattgctTCTCCATTAATAAGAAAGGGATGACGAAGGATACAGAATATTATACACTCACTTATATTGAATTCCTCATCTCTCCCTCaatgataaaattttgtttgttattaAATAGTTATCTTTAGGCTTCTTAGATCTGTCTATTTCAAATATGGTCAATGTAAATATTGCAAATACCAACTACTCGTACAAAATCTTCAAAGAGTTAGTGTAACAAAACcaaaagagttaaaaaaaaaaggaataatcATCATTTATACTGAAACTTTTACCTAgtaattaaacttaaaagagTAATGAAACAACTGAATAGCAAAAACATGAATGGTAAGTATATAGATGCAGGTACCATAAATGAGATATAATCTCAGTGCAAACAATTATCACATTCGCATTATCTTCTGTCAACGGGTCTATTGGCCTATTATTTGATTTTGAACCATTTGACTACTATTGATACTTTCTTGTAAGTTTATCATTGTCTTCGGATGCTCGCTTGATTAATTTGTGTGTGTTAGTATCGTAATGTCAACCTATATTCAAATCCACGTATATTTACGTGTTATTGAGATCATTTTcaatgtattttgctattttcacatttaaaatacagaaactctataatagagataatatatttttctaaaatagtaatactccaatatatttttttaaaaatattaatctccaaaagaaaaaaagatttctaTTACAGAAAAAAAAGGGTTGGAAAAATTTCAtctttaaatactattatagagatgaaaataataataggtTGGAAATGCCCggataaaaatgaatatataaaactatGAAAGCAGAAAACGAGGCTTATTGATCCAAACATATATCACATGATTTATAGCTTCACTAAAGACAAACATGAAACATTTACACATAGTAAATAGCagaattcatcatatatatatatacatatatatatttatttatataattaattattaaacacttttttaattattaaattttcaaagacTGAAATCGAAATGCTCAACCGCACATACAAGTACTGATAGGATTTTTACACGAGGGGTACTCTCCTCTATTCCTCAGACAAGAGATGTTCGTCGATCTCTTTGGAGACTTCAACACAGAACTGGAGGAGAGTCTCGGGATGAGCAACCTCCTCGCTAATCTTCTCGTACTCAAGGTGCCAGTGCACAATACTCCCCGGCCCTCCATGCTTAGGGGTCACCTGGATCGTGAGCAAGAAGCTTTTGTACTCTTTCATCAGATCACCTTCTATAACCCTGAACGTGATCAAGTTCTTCTCCGGCTCCACTGCCTCGATCCTCTCCTTTGCCACCTTGGCCTCCCCGTCTGCACCAATTATTTAATACTTTTCATTTGTTTGACTTTAAGAATACCTTGAATGTTAGttcaaaatcttattatatGTACATGTATTCAAGTGTAGTAttattaagtatatatatacatatattggtCATCGCCTCGTGGGTATATGAGATCCACATATAGCGGTAATATTACTAAAAATGGGAAATCTTAGATTCCTCCTATTATTATAAAGTAAGTGATAGTAGTTTAATGGGAGTTCAAAATTAGTTTACGCTAGACAGAACGCTTTATATATTGCACTACATGATATAGACAGTGGCATACCGCATACGTGGTAAATTAGACTTAAGAAATTGCGGTTTAATAAGAATCCAATGATAATAAGAAAAAAGTGTATGAAGTTGACTTGCCATGAACGTAGTTCCAGTAGACGATAGAGCCGACTTTGCCCCAGTCCCCTTCATGCAGGTCACAACCTTGAATGTTACCTGGAGATGCTTTGGAGACATGATGTGGTCTGCCTGCAAACATGTGATGAAACTTTCCAGCCGAAGCTTTGATCTCCACTTCTGTCTCAAGCTTTCCGACCAAACTAGACGCCTCAGTTGGTGCCGCCTCAGCCATTCTTTCTACCTCTGATAATTAATGCTTATCTTGAGAAAATAGGTGTTTGAGAGAGGAGTGAGTTCCCCTGTGACCTCTTTAGCCCTATTTGTAGAGAAAATGGTTGAGTATCTGTTGAAGAAGACAGCGTTTGATCATTAAACTAATCTCATTATTTGTTGTATTCCATGTGAACCTCATCCCCGTTATTATGATTTAgtagattattttgttttatttatacaGTCATCTATTCATCAATCACACGATGGCCGTCGCTTATTTCGTTTTCGCAGTTGCTAAAAGTCTCTGCTCAGATATTTATgcataaatatatagttattaaCATAATTATTGGCAGCAGGTTGCTTTGTTAAATAATTTCGAATGATCCGTAAGAGATCACGGCCATTGTTAATCAATGAAGACACCTTAGtttcaaaatagaaaaataaataaattaaaattatttcagattttgacATAATACAAGGCCATACTCGAGGATTTTTCTGTCGTTAGTTAACTACTTTCTTCATAACGTTTTGCTAGAAAATACCCTCAGAAACaatttgtttgaaaaacaacataaactggccataagaaaatatttatcgatttttcaagaataaaaatatttatctacTTCAAAGCCTGTATTTCACACATTTTCTACAAAAAACCTATATTTCACATTTCAGAAAACGTGAGATTCCAAAAACACCGCTAACCAATTTGGATtagaaaaaaacagatttttcaaaGAAAGCAAGGAAACGAAAGAGTGTCACACAGACAATAATTTTCTAATGCTAATTGATTGATCTTTTTCTAGTTCTTAGCTATTTGTTAGCATATAAATCTAGAAACAAAAAGTAATTATAaccttataaataatataagtgaAAGATAAAGGACACGACAAGGCTAAACTGAAAGCCTTTGGTAAAAAAGACGTCATAGAAGTGAAGATAAAGAACAAGACATGGCTAAATTTAAGTGATGAATTTTCAAGTCAATTTtgaaaaatgctattttttcaTTAGAACGTACGGTCGAATccactaaataaaataaacaatataaattagatgaaatcaattaaaacgCTTAACACAACTTCACACTATACTTATCTAAGACCTGCAGTTAATGTTTATAAGTTCTTGATTTTAAGCTTGAAAGATACTAATCATCGGTGGTGTTGACATGGCAAAGAAAGTGGTGACGCTGACGATCCAGAAGATCATGTAGTTCGAAGTCACGTTACTATATCACGTTTCATAAAAGCGTGGTTATGGTTGTGTCTTGAGGATGATGATGTGTGATCATGCAACCAACGTGTCATGTGTTTTTTAGTTTAAAGTTATGGACTTTAGTTTTTATTCCTAGTTTATAGTTTAGTTTTAGTGGGTGTTTGCTTAATAGCTTTCACaggttttgtttaatatatgaattatagtTTGGTTGTGATGAGTGCAGGAATAACGAGAGATTTAATGGTATTTAAGGGTAGTGGGTTTCACATGGGTTATCATTTATCAAAGATTTTCTATAGTTTAGAATTTCTTAAGATGTTTTGTTATTCGATAGTTTGTAATATTGTGGTTATAATTTAACCATTACGGGGAAATTTTACTGGAACACTAAGTTTTTAGGTTAAGCTGTTTAGATTGAGTTATGGATCTCGAAGATTATTTTTTGGAGCTGCAGTTGCGTCCATTATATCCATTGTGAAGACCGAAGAATAGTTGAAGTATTCATCCCACCTTGTTTAAGTCGAAGTTTTTATTCGGAAGAACCTACTGATTTATATCTTCGACATAGTATCCACGACATACATGGTCTACTTTGTGATTGCAGATTTGTGTGTTGCATTCCCATGTTTATCATGCAAAGAGTATTAGAGATATATTAAAGAGCAAGATGTGTATCTTGCGAACCAACTGTTATGGACCGTTGAAGTCCGATTACGAAATGAAATCCATGAAATATATGAAacccaaacagaaaaatattatataaatcttaTTGTGATAAGAATTAgataatttagatatatatatcaaaagatTTGGATAAGttctatctatcttattaaaactcaagtacaaaatagGATTGTTTGGAAACTTAAATAGCAGTCTTAATGAAatgtgtttggaaacatgtataATTAGAttcattttagtaatttcaaAAACATAACCCTTTTACCATAAATTATAAATCACGTGGCCCATTTACAAAATCTTAAACGTAAGcccacttttcatgttttttaaaatgaaacatgTGATcatctttttgaaaatatcttgCTTAACCACCAAATCATTTCGTTACCATAAATTTGGGAccgaaaatatattattccgTCTAACAGATCGAATATTACCTTTCTGTTTCATTCATTCTTTCTCTCCACGTAAAcactaaaaccaaataaatacaCCTTCCTTAACGATTTATGcgcaatatatttttaatatatcaatGAGATTTCAGCAAGAAATCCTAAAAATACACAACCAGCTAAATATTCTGCACTAATTTGTTACCATGTTTTGCGCAAACAAGTTTAATAGTATCTAATATTGAATAAGATATAGTGTTATATATACGCGCCCGCGCGGGTATTATTGTTGACACCTATTTTGAAAAATAGGATTGTACCTCCGTGCGGGTGTATACAGATACATGATCCATCCTATtacaaggatagtagtattaagaaaaaaagtaatggacttatgttattaagaaaaattgaaaatccatcatattataagaaactatctatctgggtcagttttaaaatatacgaaaatagatcaatctaattgcctaaaactttttttttctaaactaaccataaaacaaaatttaaattttatacacatatttcaaatcaaaataataatttaaagttgatttatatcaaaaattgattaaaaaataatacatatattcaaaaatggatttttactaaactatttttcaataaccattataaaaaatgttgtcaatatatatataagaaaaatacaatacaaagcccaatttgaaataccaactcaaattatggtttttatatttcatattaagttttaaaaatataatatatgtaattatttatatgatggtacgtataaaatactattaattatatgattacttatatgatggtatgtataaaatacgattaattatatgatgacaatatacgatatataataatgactagggatgggctttcgggtacccatacgggtttggttctgatcggtttgtgtttcgggttttcggagtcaaagatttcagtcctattaggatgtttctaaattttggtttgagttcgattcaGATCTTTGGGGGTTTGGTTCGCGTgtggataacccatttaaattattttgaaagttttaaatcattacTAGATTTCCACCCGCACAACCATGCGGGTATacattttcacatttatatatatagatatttgttttacataattattatatatttttaattttactcacatatttaaatgtttgtataattatgccaaatataataattttatacttttcatgttgtaaattaaaatcatcacatatatatgttgcttattatatatttgtcttattgaatttgcgtttgattactaaactaaatttttaatgcatgaaacaacatatatgaaaacaattttttaaaaaaaattaaaagatataaaagatattatgactaaagtagttaaaaatattatgtatattagcattagtgatatacatttaatataaaatttaaatgatggtctaaataaaaatatcactcatcaaaaaatcatgatttttattttattagaaaacaaatttgaaaaaaaataaaataaaataaaatatttatttctaacaaaatatataaaaattattagtaaatgtatttgtgaaattaattaatttcattttatttaaattttcgtttataaaccaaaactatattcaattttaatttctaattatattttatgataatttaaattaaaactaactaatttttgaaagtaaatttaaaaagattctaagaagattttaaaaagattttgttagaacattttaaatatattcatttatatttcaaataagaagataaagatattaaaagatataataatgaacttatgtaaaatatgatattttttaggaattgtccaaactaaaaaaatcacacatgaaaagaagtcatgacttctgttttaatatataagatatattttaaatttctcaaaatctataaataaaataatatattacctataaatttgaataacatatgttagaatacctaagcttaacatatcaattggcttgatttaaaattttggatacataatcaataattattttaagtatttttggtgatttgagtatactttaactatttcagatatttacttttgactatctatatatattttcaagtatttaaaccaatttaaaagtatcattcttgatgttttatatacgttaaatctaaaaataattaatatatataagtatataaatctatttttagataaattcgggtaccgaatacttcggttcggatcagatttggttctctaaataacaaaattttgaataattcaaatatttaatcaatttatgttcgggtttggtactatatttttggatcggtattggttatgttcctcggattcattttgTCAAActctaataattacatgaaaaacaaatatcaacatatatttcaaaatatgcaCTCGTGCAGGCGCGCATGTCAAAGTCTAGGATTGccaatgttattattattaattttttgtcaacccaatgttattaattatcaaattaactaccatttaaaaaaataaactatacttACTTTCTgtacaaattaatatatgaGTTTTTTTATGTGGTCAAAAATATCTGCATAGATACAATATACAATACATAGATACAATTTTAAATGGCCAAATCTTTTAAACAaccatttttagtttttatcataaaaaggaattttaaagaagaaaagtaccaaaatatgttttactaaaaacacaaaagaatTTTCTACTCAtcgttttctatttttaaataataaattttaaaattaaaatgcttttaaatatttaaaactttcagTATTTATTTTCtactctttaaaattttaaacctcacCCTGAAAACTCCTcccatctatcttattaaaaccaAAGTTTATGATTAGATAACCTTATGGATATAAGATTAAATataccttttaataaaactattttcaatcatttcttcttttgtagacTAGATGTGGAAGAAAAACTTACATAATGGTCATTTGAGGATATATTAATACATacttacattttaaaaaaagatatataattacatGACTGATCCAACACACATctaagaacaaaaatatataacacaataaagtaacaaattaaaatatatagtcTCAACAATAAACTAAAGTAGTACAAATAAAACGAACATAATTATCGGAAAATAATACCCGCGCGggcgcgcgggtcaaaatctagttagtaGTTGAAATAGGTCTACGTCTTGTGTATACATACTTCTCTCTTGTAGGTTATCAAGACATAACACAATAATTTATcatattctattatattttacaatatttaatagtttatatatatatatatatatatggtttctTTGTTGTACTCAAATACAAGACTCTCATGTGGAGAATTAATTCACCAAGAATCTCCACTCAAAATTAGGCCTTATCATTGGATAATTATATTTCTCAATTGTGATGGAGCTTGCTTGCTTCTTATATTACTAGCTACAACAGAAGAGGTCTCACTATTATCAGCttataattatataagtttAACATTCGAGTAACTTTCTCAACATTATCAGCTTATACAAGTTCAACGTTGGCATTATCCAGAATGATGCTCCTACAAAGTTTGGGCCTCGTATAAAGTTCATTTTGGACCTTTACATTTATTACAATATTATCACTACTTAAATAATACAACCGGTCTACTTAACTAAACCAACATTGCCTAATAAAATAAACCGATATCATATCCCAAACTAAACCTTCAGTTATCAATAACACTACTAAAAGCAGAATACGGAGAGCATACATCATGCCACGTCAGCTTTTTTATTCATGCCAATGAGTACATTAGCTTTAGCCACGTCACCATCCACTTCATCTTAGCGTTCTCGTGAGAGAAACAAACCAAAGCGTTCTTCAACTGAACCGTTCTTCCACAATAACTCTAGCCTCCAACAACTAATTCTCATTAAATCCCCTTTCTTTCAATCGAAGACATGGAAGCGTTTTCACTTCCTTTGTTTCTTAGcttatataaaatcatattgaTTTCTCTGCTAAATGAGAAACCACGCAAACCCTAGAAATCATTTCCGAAAAATCTACCTGGAGGCTGCAATGgctcaattttttttctcactgGCTTTAGCTGTACCAGAGCTCCATTTCCGCTTAGTACATCTTCTGAAAGCAAGAAACATAACTACAGGGGAGGTTTAATTGGGCTGGAGCTGCTGCTGCTTATGATTGTGAAACAGGTATGAGAACAGTTACCTACAACGATTTAAGTTATAGTTTATTGCCAATCTAATCGGAGACTTCTATTTCTGGTATATAGTGCTTGCAGTCGTCGACATGTTACTCATCGGGTCAAGGGTTTCTTCGATCCAGTCCCATAAACGTGGATTAATTTGTCACGCAAGAAGATTCAGTAACGCTGCTTGGAGTGGGAAGTTCGTCGTAGATtgttcttccttctcttctggTATGTATCTCTTGCAATCCAATTTCTCTAAATATATTTGCTTCTCttatttttcaaaacttttgAAAGGTGCTTCTTTCTCTGtttggaatgtgaaatagaTAACAAAGTTTTCAGCTTTTAAGTGATTATGCTAATGATCATTAAAGAGATCAATGAATCTGTACCCTCAGTTAATAGAAACCTTTCTTACATTATTAACAGATCCACTGTTGCTTAGCACTGCTAAAGGGCAAGCAGGAAAGTATACCGCTGTTTACCAGAAGCTCGCTCAGAAACACCCTTCCTTCAGAGACAACACTGATCTTATCGTGGTAATCTCTTTGCAGCCTTGGCTTCCGTTCATACCAGACTATGTCATTTATCTTCTCTGGCATCCTCACTCCTATACCTGCCTTCGGTTTCCTGTTTGACAATGAAGAAGTTAAAGGCCCTGTGATCCAGTATCTCATCAGACCTGAAGAATGTTTAAAGAAATTTCATCCAATTGATCTTGAGAAACTTCAGTTCATTGGAGACTCTCTCAACATTCTGAGACAAGAGGTCGAGGAACATGCTAAGGTATTGGGTTTTTTTGGAGCTCCTTGGACACTGCACCAAATGTACTGAGAGCTCTAATATCTAATATAACCAAAGTCATCACAGAGTACGTTGTGTAAAAAGTTGAGCACGTAGCTCACTGCATTCAAATATTCGATTCATCGGGGTGGACAGTTGACTCCCGAGATGTGGGAGCCTTGGATCAAAGAGGTATAGTTTAAGTACTTTCCATCTTGAGTACTTGGAAAGATTCTCTTTTGGTGTTTTAACGTTTCCTTTTTCTCATTTGGCTTGCCTGATCATTCATGCTGTAAAAGAGAAGATATTCAGACACGCCTATTGTTTTCTACACAAAATGGAAACATGGGTCTTCTTCAGCAGATGTTATTGGACTTGACTGGACTGTAGATATGGCTGATGGAAAGAGGCGACTGGGGAGCAGTGTTAGAGACTTAAGAGTCCATGGAAATGTTGATCCATCTAACCTATTATCTCTGATTCCTGCTTTAACTGAAGAGATTTATAGGTGGATAGTTTACTTTGTTGAGCTGAAGGTAATAGTTCTTTATATTTAATTCAAGAAACTGAAAGAAAATGTCTTTCTATGTCAGAGTAGTGAAGATTACTGGACCTATCTTCACGGCATATACTCAAACCTAGGACACGGTGTCTTGGTAGGGACGCCAGAGGAAGCCCTGGCTCATTTCTTTGAAACTGCGAGGAGCTTGGCTTACTAAacacttttcctttttcatgtTCTTCCTAGAGATTTTAGTTCTATGTATAGATTGTATTATACGTACTTATATCAACAAGTATCCACTTAAATTGTTTGTTTCATAGTTTTGTGTATATGAGTCTTAGGTAGATTGAAATTCACATTTAATAATTTAGTGTAATGCAGATGTTATTACCGaatgaaaaacaaagagaacatTAAACTTCCGGATAAATCGTAAATTTGTGttaaattatatacaaatttttaaattgacaagaaccaataaaatgttattttatacAATAATGTTCATTTGAGGTGGTGTACTACGTAGAGATGCCGTAAAAAAAAGAAGTGTACTTCGTAGAGAGGTTTATGCAAAACATTTCCAATATTATGCTATGATTGACATGtctaaaatgataattttctttGTCAGATTTAAACCTAGATTTTGCATTATCTTACATTGAGACGTATGTAATTAAACTACACAATTTCCAGCACATATGGTAGTTAGTTCATCAAAGCATATAATTttttaggcctgggcatttcatCCGGACCTGGGCATTTCCAACACAATTACCTTGCTAAGTACATATTGGGTCTTTTTTTTGGACCCACGGATCTCGGCTCGGATCCGGTCCTACCCGAGAcccgttcgggtacccgaagtacccgcaaataattgtatatactaggtatatttgggtgattgggtatattattggtatttcagattttttttaaagttttgggtttggatttttgggtataattgtaggtttatggtaaaattttagatttttagaaaatataattcggGTATTCGGGtatgttttgggtttttgggtctgattttggataaatttttgggtattttttgcGGTTCTTTgggtatttttagagttttcggGTCCAGTTCGGGAATTTCGGGTCTATTTCGGGTCCTAAATCCGACCTGGATCCGAAATATACCCAAACTTTTTGGGTATTTTACGGGTACTaaaattatagacccgaaccaaCCCGGACCCGATAAGGCCCAAAAAATTATAGGTACCTATAAGGGTCTAAATTGCTAGGACCcgaaggatccggatccgacgAGATCCGACCCGAATCCGACCCGAAGACCCGGATGCTAAGGcctggaatttttttttaaattatataatttatgaactAATTTATTTGAGATTTGAATGTATGGTGTTATGTAACTCTTTCTAGGTTTGGACATTTTATATGGTTCTAAAAACTGAATCGAAACCGACCTGAAAATACATGTTCAGTTCAAATCCAAGTCTAGGGTAAAGTATCTATTGAGTATTTTTCGGATCCGTAATCTCGGTTTGAGTTTGGATTCTATCAAGACCCGAATGGGTACCCTAACTACCAGAAATGTTTTGAATATATCATGTATATTTTTCTgtctcaaaaatattttctgatatcaagaatattcttttaaGTTCCAGGTTCGGGTTTTCAGGTTTcaagtaaaattttagatttttagaaacaTATTTTGTGTATTCGGATAAAATATTGACTATAATTAGAAAACATTAAAGT is a genomic window of Brassica napus cultivar Da-Ae chromosome A2, Da-Ae, whole genome shotgun sequence containing:
- the LOC106395123 gene encoding MLP-like protein 34, giving the protein MAEAAPTEASSLVGKLETEVEIKASAGKFHHMFAGRPHHVSKASPGNIQGCDLHEGDWGKVGSIVYWNYVHDGEAKVAKERIEAVEPEKNLITFRVIEGDLMKEYKSFLLTIQVTPKHGGPGSIVHWHLEYEKISEEVAHPETLLQFCVEVSKEIDEHLLSEE
- the LOC106410804 gene encoding uroporphyrinogen decarboxylase 1, chloroplastic-like produces the protein MSFIFSGILTPIPAFGFLFDNEEVKGPVIQYLIRPEECLKKFHPIDLEKLQFIGDSLNILRQEVEEHAKLTAFKYSIHRGGQLTPEMWEPWIKERRYSDTPIVFYTKWKHGSSSADVIGLDWTVDMADGKRRLGSSVRDLRVHGNVDPSNLLSLIPALTEEIYRWIVYFVELKSSEDYWTYLHGIYSNLGHGVLVGTPEEALAHFFETARSLAY